From Nitrospira sp. SG-bin1:
ATTGCAGTTGTCCACCGGAAACGAGAGTGTGAGCGTGATGGGTCCTTGTGTGAAAACGATGTGTTCGAACATGACTCTGCTTGTAAGAGCATACTTCTTCCGATCTTGTTCCTTGGTTCCATGCTGTTCCCTCAGCCATCTGGAGGAACTGCGGCCGAAAGCGTAGGGCTTCCCCCCGAACGATCGGGCCACATTCTTGTTCAGGATGCCTCCACTGATTCGCATCAGCACTCTGGGGAAGTAACGAATCAGCACAACGTCGGTGGACGCCCCTATTCCTTATTCATGCATCACACTGCCGGCTATTTTGTATTCGTCATCGGCATCCTGATGGCCATGGGCCGAGCGACACATTCCCGACAATCTTTTCTGCAATACGCCATCGGCATGACGTGGACGCTGTTCGGTCTGTTCATCTTCGTTCGAGCGGACCCTGACGGTTGGCCGATGGGATCGAGTTTCTGGGAAAGTTGGACCATGCCGACCTCTGTCGAATGGCTGCAACATAAATTGTTGTCGCTCATTCCCCTATTGCTGGCGCTGCACGCTTTTCGTGGTCGGCACATGATGGGGCAGAACAATGCGGCATCTTATGTTGCGGGTGGATTGGCCATCATCGGCGCAGTCGGGCTGCTCAGTCATCAACATCTCGACCATCCAGGTTTGGATGTCGTAAACGTGCAGCATCGTTTTTTTGCGGGCACTTGTCTGTTGATCGCCCTGAGTCTTTTTAAGGAGGCGAGGGGTCGATGGGTTGGAACCAACAAACGGCTCATTTTCCCCACGCTGCTCATCCTTCTTTCTCTACAGCTCGTCTGGTACACCGAATGAGAAGATTGAAAATGGAAATGTTCAGAGCCCGGTGGACGACCGATTGGCCATTAAAGTTCCGTGAGCATCACGAGACAGTGCTGACAATTCTCCCCCCGTGATGTCGATTCCAGCATGGCTTGAACGACTAACCGACAGAACGCTGTTCTAGGGTAACGGGGAAAGATCATGGACCTATGATCACAAGCCATCACAAGGAGAACAATCATGTCGGCACATACCATCCAACTTCACCGCGTGCTTCGGGCCACACCGGAGAGGATTTACCGCGCTTTCCTTGATGCGGACGCGATGGCCAAATGGCTTCCACCGAACGGATTTACCGGCAAGGTCCATCAGTTGGACGCCAAAGTCGGCGGCACATACAAAATGTCGTTTACCAATTTCACCACCGGCACAAGTCACTCGTTCGGCGGCGAGTATCTCGAGCTGGTGCCGCACGAGCGCATCCGTTATACGGACAAGTTCGACGATCCCAATTTGCCGGGCGTGATGCACACGACCATCGCCTTGAACAAGCTGTCCTGCGGGACCGAACTGAACATCACGCAGGAAGGCGTACCAGCACTTATTCCGGCAGAAGCATGCCACCTGGGATGGCAGGAATCGCTCACCTTGCTGGCGAAACTTGTGGAGGTTGAAGTTCCTGATCAGCAGTGAACGTCCGGCTGATTGGCGGGATGCACACGGAGATCGGACTACGAGCATTACCTGCCGCGCATAGAAACTGAAGGTTACATGTACCATGATCAACAAACTGTGTGGAGCCCACATCAGTTGGATTGCCGTGATGATTACACTGGCCCTAGCCGCCGGCGTCGCTGGATGGGTGAACCGAGACGACGTCGCAGTGTTACTCGCACCTTCCAAGAAGGCAACCAGCGTACGAAGTCTTGCAGCCCTCCACGCCGACGACCTTTTCTGGCACACCTTCCACAGCGGCGCATACGACGAGATCCCACGTGTATTGGAGGTCTTGACAGCGGCGTACTTGCAAACGCCGACCGATGCCGTGACGGCTGCCCATATCGCCTGGCTTCATAACTGGCGCGTAGCCGAACGCGCACGGTTATCGACCATCCCGGCCACGATCACCGACCATACGGTTCTGGCACGGCGATACTTCGAGGAGGCCGTCAATCTCGATCCGTCGGACCCTCGAACACAAGGATTCCTCGCCGGCCATACGGTGACCGAAGGAACCCTGCACAAAGACGAACGTCTC
This genomic window contains:
- a CDS encoding polyketide cyclase, whose amino-acid sequence is MSAHTIQLHRVLRATPERIYRAFLDADAMAKWLPPNGFTGKVHQLDAKVGGTYKMSFTNFTTGTSHSFGGEYLELVPHERIRYTDKFDDPNLPGVMHTTIALNKLSCGTELNITQEGVPALIPAEACHLGWQESLTLLAKLVEVEVPDQQ